The genomic window ACCATGTTGACGGTGAGCTCCGTTTCGCCCGCGAACGTGGACACCAACATCTTCGTCCCTTTCGAGGTCAAACGAATGTCGCTCGCCTTCACATCCGCGTCCGCCTCGATGCCGTACAAAATCGTCTCCGCGGCGGTAATGGCTTTATATTTCGCATGCACGGGATCGTCCGCGTTCAGCACCGCGTATTTGCGCGCCGCCTCCCCGGGCTCCGCCGCGTTGCCGAGACGGGCGAAAAACAGCCCCTTCGCCTCGGCATATTTCTCCATCGTTCCGTGATAATCGAGGTGATCCTGAGTCAGGTTCGTGAATACCGCGGTCCGGAAATCGACGCCGATCGTCCGCCCCTGGTCGAGCGCGTGGCTCGACACCTCCATGACGCAATAGTCGACGCCGGCATCGGCCATGCGCCGCAGCGTCCGCTGCAGCGACACGGCGTCGGCCGTCGTGCGCTCCGCCGGCTCCGCGAGCTCGCCGATTTTCACCTGAATCGTGCCCATCAGGCCGGTCGTATGCCCCGCCTGCGACAAAATCGCCTCGATGAGCGTCGTCGTCGTCGTCTTCCCGTTCGTGCCGGTGACGCCGATCGTCCGCACCCGCTTGCTCGGATCGCCGTAGAAATGGCGCGCGATAATGGCCGATGCGTACCGGGCGTCAGGGACGATCAGCTGCGGCACCGGAAGCGGCAGCTCCCGCTCCGCGACGAGCGCCGCCGCGCCGTTCGCGACGGCCGCCGCCGCGAAATCGTGGCCGTCGTTCGTAAAGCCGGGAATGCATAAAAACAAATCGCCTGCCGCGGCGCGGCGGGAATCGACCGCGATGCCGGAGACGTCGACGCGGCCGTCCCCGCGAATGTCGGCTTTCAGGAATAGCGATGCGAGCTCTTGCAGCAACAAGGGATTCCCCTCCGTTCAGAAAGGTTGAATTTTTATTATAGACAAAAAAGCGCGGCCGCAACGGAAATTACCGGAAAAGGAGTCCTCCGGCGGTCAATTCCCCGGCGGAGGCGACGCCTTGTCGGACAAATAAATTTGAATGGTGGAGCCCATCGGCACCTTCGTCCCCGCCTTCGGCTCCTGCATCACGACCGTATTCCCGGCCCCGTATTTCGCGAGCGTGAAGTTCATGTTGAGACTCTGATAAATTTCGGTCGTCGTCCGGCCGACGAGGTCCGGCACCTCGACCATCATCACGTCGAGGCCGTACCGGTATTCGGGCTCGAGCTGCTCCTTGCGCGGAGGGATGCCCATGTAGCGCAAGCTGTCCTCCATAATGTTCTGGACGATCGGAGCGGCGATCAAGCCGCCGAACTGCAAGCCCTTCGGATTGTCGACGGCCGTGTAAATCAGAATCTTCGGATCGTCCGCCGGCGCGAAGCCGATGAAGGAAACGATGTGCTCGGTCGGCGAGTAGCGGCCGTTCACGACCTTCTGCGCCGTGCCGGTTTTGCCGCCGACGCGGTAGCCCTCGATGAAAGCGTTCCGGCCGGTCCCTTTCGCGACGACGCTTTCGAGCGCCATGCGCACCTTTTGCGACGTTTCCTCGGAGATGATGTTGTCGCGCACGAGCGTCGGTTCGATCGCGTCGACGACCTCTCCGGTTTCCGGATCGACCCACGCCTTCGCGACATGCGGCCGATACAGCTTGCCGCCGTTGATCGCGGCGGAAATCGCCATCACCTGCTGGATCGGCGTCACCGACACCCCTTGCCCGAACGACGTCGTCGCCAGTTCCACCGGGCCGACCCGCTCCGGCTTGAACAGAATGCCGTTCTCCTCGCCGCCGAGGTCGATGCCCGTTTTGGCGCCGAACCCGAATTTCTTGATGTAATCGAACAGCGTCGTCGCGCCGAGCCGTTGGCCCATGACGACGAAGCCCGGGTTGCACGAATTTTCGACGACTTCGAGGAACGTCTCCGCGCCGTGTCCGCCGGGCTTCCAGCAGCGCAGCCGCGCCCCGCCGACTTCGATCGCGCCTTTATCGTAAAATTCTTCTTCGAAGGTAACTTTGCCTTCCTGGAGCGCGGCCGCGAGCGTCACGATTTTGAACGTAGACCCCGGCTCGTACGTCATCCAGATCGGCAGGTTGCGGTTGTACACTTCCGATGGGTATTGCTGGTAATCGCCAGGCTCGTAGCCGGGCCGGCTCGCCATCGCGAGCACTTCGCCCGTGTTCGGATCGACGGCGACCGAAATGATCCGGTCCGGCTGATAGCGGACCATCGCCTGGTCGAGCTCCCGCTCCATGATCGTCTGGATTTGCCGATCGAGCGTCAGCTGCAGCGTCAGCCCGTCTTTCGGCGGTATGTATTCTTCCGAGGAATTCGGCATCTCCTCGCCTCTCGCGTTGGACAAATAGGCGATGCTCCCGCCGACGCCCCGCAGCAGCTCGTCGTACGACGCTTCGACCCCGGTCAGCCCTTGGTTGTCGATGCCGGTGAAGCCGAGCACATGCGCGGCGAGTCCGTCGTACGGGTAATAACGCTTATTGTCCTCCGCAACGAAAATGCCCGGCAGCTGCAAATCTCTCACCTGCTGGGCTTTGTCCTGCGAGATTTTCCGGCCGCCGGGCGACAGGCGCACGATGGAGACGCGCTTCGAGATCGCCTCGAGCACTTTCTTCTCCGTCATGCCAAGCACCGGCGCAAGCCGCTTGGCCGTGCCTTCCTTGTCCTTGATTTGCGCCGGCACGGCCATCACCGTCGGCGTGCTTATGTTGTATGCGAGCTTTTCCCCGTTGCGGTCCCATATTTCGCCGCGCTTCGCCGCAAACGGGACGTTGCGCCGCCATGAATCTTCCGCCATCTCCGTTAAAGACGGACCCATGAACAACTGGACCCAAGCCAGCCTTGCCAACAATGCGAGAAACAGCACCGTACCGAGCGCCAGCACGAGAAACAGCCGCCGGCGCAGCGTAACGTTCGATGCGCGCATGTCCACCCTCCCTTTCGCCAGAAAGCACGTCTATCTCTTTCTAGACTATTCAGGGGGGGGCGGGGGTAGAACAAGCCCTACGCGGGCGCGCCTTCGCCCTCCGGCGCTTCGCCGTCCGCCGGCAATCCCTCATCATCCGGATCGCCGGGAGATTCGTCCGCGGGCGTTCCCGCGTCCTCTTCCGAACCGTCCGTCTCCGTTACGGAGCCTTCTTCGCTATCTGTCGCTTCGCCCTTCGCCGCCCGCTCGCTCAGCGGTTCCAGCATCACGCGCAGCGTCGGACGCCCTTCCGTTTCCACAAGCTCTTGTTGAACGACGTAGCCTTCGCCCGTCGCCTCGCACTTGAGGCCGAGCAGCGCGCACAGCTGAACGACGTCTCTGAGGCTTTCGCCGACGACGTTCGGCACGGGCGCTTCCTCCTGCGGCACGGTCAGCACGTACACCTGCTGGGCGCCGGCGAGCTTCTCGCCCGCCGCCGGATATTGCCCGACGACCTTCGCTCCGTCGCCGACGATTTCCGCCGTGAAGCCGTGCGCGATCAGCTCTTCGGCCGCTGCATCCGGCGCAAGGCCCGCCAAGTCCGGCACCGTCTCGAGCGGATCCCCGCCGAGGGAGGCGACGGCGGCCGGCATCGCCGAATCGGGCTTCACGCCCATGTACCGGAGACTCTGGGAGACGATCTCCTTGAACGTCGTCGCCGTCACTTCGCCCGCGCGGTTCGAATCGCCGCCGAGGTCCGGCTGGTCGGCGATGACCGCCACCACGATGCGCGGATTGTCGGCCGGCGCGTACCCGATGAAGGAGACGACCCACGTATCGGAGGAATATTCCCCGTCCACGACGATGTTCGCCGTTCCGGTCTTGCCGGCGACGGTATATCCGTCGATGCGGGCGCGCTTGCCGGTGCCGCGGTCGTCCGATACGACCTGCTCCAAATAATTCGTGATTTGCTTCGCCACGTCCTCGGAGACGACTTGTCCGACGACCTTCGGCTTGCGTTCGGATACGATTTCGTTCGTCTCGGAATCGACGACCTGCTTCACCACGTAAGGCTGCATCAGCTTTCCGCCGTTCGCGATCGCCGCGTACGCGGCGATCTGCTGCATCGGCGTCACGATAACGCCGCCTTGGCCGTACGTCGCCGTGGCGATCTCGGACGGGTAGCGGAAGTTGATCGTGCTGCCGACTTCGCCCGGCAAATCGATGCCCGTTTTCCGCGCGAAGCCGAATTTATCGATATACTCCCGCAGCACGTTTTCGCCGAGCATCTCGTAGCCGAGCTTGACGAACGCGACGTTACTGGAACGAAGCAAACCTTCCAAGTATGTAATTTCCCCCCAGCCGCCTCGGCGGTGGTCGTTCAGCGTCCGGTTCGTAATGCGGATCGAGCCCGACCGATACGTTGCGTTCGGGTTGAACTTCCCTTGGTCGACGGCCGCCGCGAGCGTGACGAGCTTGAAGGTCGAGCCCGGCTCGTAGCGGGATTGGATGGCCATGTTGCGGAAGTCTTTGTCCGGGTCGTATTTCCAATATTCGTTCGGGTTGAACGTCGGGTAATTGACGAGCGCCAGCACTTCCATCGTCTGCGGATCGACGGCGATGGCCGTCATGCTCTTCGGCCGGAACTGCTCGTACGCCTTCTTCACCGCCGCTTCGGCGTAATGCTGAATCGTCTGGTCGATCGTCAGCACCAAGCTTTGGCCGTCCTTCGGCGGAATGAGCTCGGGCCGCGAATCCGGCAGCTTTTGGCCGATGCGGTCCTTCTGATACTGGATGGAGCCCGGCGTGCCGCGCAGCGTCTCGTCCATCTCCAGCTCGATGCCGGACACCGGATCGCCGTTTTTGTTGACGAAGCCGAGCACGTGCGCGGCCAACTCGCCCTTCGGGTAATACCGCATTTGGCCCTCTTCGAGCGTGACGCCCTGCCAATTGTCGCCTTTGATGCCGTGCTCCTTTAAGAACTCCGCCTTCCATTCTCTGACGAGCTGCGCCTTCTCTTCGGGCAGCTGGCGTCCTTCATTGCCGATTTGCCGATATTTGCGGAATTCGCCTTTGTCGTCTCGGCTCGTCGCATGCTCGTACAGCTGGCGTTCGTCGACGCCGAGCGTCTGCGCAAGCCCTTGCGCAACCTCCTCGGCTAGGCCGAGCTCGTTGATCAGCTTCGGGTTCAGCACGACGGTATACCCCTTCGCGTCGGACGCGAGCACTTGCCCGTTGCGGTCGTAAATGGTGCCCCGCTCCGCCGGCAGCGTCCGCTCGACGTCCCACATCGCTTCCGCCTTCGCTACCAGCCAAGACGCTTCTACGATTTGCAGCCAGTAAAGCCTTCCGATCAATAGAACAAAAAGAAGAGTGAACGCTGCCCCCATCAGAAGCGAACGCACTCTAATTTTTTGCGACATACGGCTTCCCCACCTTATCGATCATACCGGCTATTCCGCCGCGCTCAAAGCAACCGTTCCGTTCGATGCCGCCGGCAGTTCCCCTTGCGGGACCAAGCCGAGCTGCACGCCGGCTTCGATGAGCCGTTCCGGACTTTCGAGCTTCGCGATCTCGTTGCGCAGCATCGTGTTTTGTTCTTCCAGACTCTTAATCTCTCTCTCCATCTGCACGACGCGAGAGTTCATCTCGTACATCGACGCCTCGCGGAATTGGTAGAGACCCGCGACCGCGCAGCAAAACAAAATGCCGCAAATCCAAAGCAGCTTCTCCGACACCGGCACCGCGACGGCGCGCTGCGCCTTCTTCGCGGCCGTCTTCGGGCGATGCGCCGCTCTTGCGGATTGCTCCTCGCGCCGGTCGAGCGCCAGGCTTCCATGTATGTATCCGGACAAAGTAGAACCCCCTTATTATAATATGCCGGAACCGTTTCGTCCCGGCTCGTCTACGTAGTATCTTTTTCCAGCGGTTAATTTACAGCTTCTCGGCGACCCGCAGCTTCGCGGAACGCGCTCGCGGATTGCGCTCAAGCTCCTCCTCCGACGGTTCGACGGGCTTCCGCCCGACGAGCTTCAGCACGCCCTTCGCGCCGCAGCCGCACATCGGCAGTCCCGGCGGGCAGACGCATTTGCCAAGCTTCGCCGCGAACGTCGTCTTGCAAATCCGATCCTCGAGCGAGTGGAACGTGATGACGGCGATCCGTCCGCCCGGAGCGGCGCACTCGATCGCCTGCTCGAGCGCCTCCTCGAACGCGGCCAGCTCGTCGTTGACGGCGATGCGGATCGCTTGGAACGAGCGCTTCGCCGGGTGTCCGCCGGTGCGTCTTGCCGCGGCCGGGATGCCCGCCTTGATCAGTTCCGTCAGCTCGCCGGTCGTGCGGATCGGCGCTTTCTCGCGGGCCGCGACGATTTCGCGGGCGATGCGCCGCGAGAACTTCTCCTCGCCGTATTGGTACAAAATGCGCGCGATTTGTTCTTCGGGCCATTCGTTGACGACGTCGTACGCCGTCACCTCCCCGGTCCGATCCATCCGCATGTCGAGCTCCGCGTCCTGGTGGTAGCTGAACCCCCGCTCCGCTTCGTCGAGCTGCGGCGACGACACGCCGAGGTCGAACAGCACGCCGTCCACGGCGGAATAACCTAACTCCAGCAGCTTCTCTCTCAAATTGCGAAAATTCGACCGGACGAGCACGATGCGTTGCCCGTAAGGCGCAAGCGCCTCTTTCGCGTGGGCGAGCGCGGCATCGTCTTGATCGAACGCGATCAGCCTTCCGTTCTCGCTTAAGCGAGAGGCGATCATGCCGCTGTGCCCGGCCCCGCCGAGCGTGCAGTCGACGTAGACGCCGTCAGGCTTTACGTTCAGCGCTTCGACCGCCTCTTCCTTAAGCACTGTTATATGTCTGAACATGTTGTTACCCCATTTCAGCCGCTTGGTTTATAAATCGAAGTCGAGATCGACGAGCTTCTCCGCGATCTCGTTGTACGAATCCTCCGATTGGCGGGAATAAGCCTCCCAAGCTTCCTTGCTCCAGACTTCCACTCGAGTCGCGACGCCGATGACGACGCAGTCTTTCTCGATTTTTGCGTGCTCGCGCAGGTTGCTTGGTATGTTTACCCTTCCCTGTTTGTCGAGCTCGCATTCGACGGCGCCCGAGAAGAAAAAGCGCGTGAACGCCCGCGCGTCGGACTTCATAAGCGAGAGCGATTTGAGCTTCTGCTCCATAATCGCCCACTCCGACATCGGATAAACGAATAAACATTGGTCGAGACCGCGGGTCATGACGAAAGTGGTGCCGAGGGCGTCGCGGAATTTCGCCGGGATGATCATGCGGCCCTTCTCGTCAACGCTATGTTGAAATTCACCCATGAACATTCCAGCTTCACCACCTAGCCACCCTAATCCACCACTTACCCCCACTTTCCACCACTTTTACTCAAATTCGATAGCAAAAAGAAAAATCCTGCTATAAAAACAGGATTCTCAAAAAAATATTTTATGGAATTAAGGGTCGGTTTTTTTCGGATTTTGCTTTTCGCCGTCGAATGAACCAATAAATTGGCCCGCCGAGTAGAACGAAGGCGACGACGATCGGGATCGCCCCGGCGACGACGATGAGCACGCCTTCCGCGACGGTCGTCAGCGCGTTCAGGCTGTTGCGGATCGCCGCTTCCATCCGTTCGCCCAAGCCCGTATCCCCGTTCAGCGCGGCCGCGCCGGCCCGCGGTTCGTAGATGCGGAGCTCGACCGTCGAGTAATCGACGTTCTGCTGCAAATACCGCATTCGGCCTTTCATCCGCTCGATGTCCTCTTGAATGACAGCCAGTTCGTTCGTGAATCGGATCAAATCTTCCGCGCGGCTCGCCTGCTCCATGTACTGAAGGTACTTCGACTCGACGAGCTGCTTCGCCTTAAGGCGCGCCTCCAGGTCGACGAATTCCTCCGTAACGTCCTGCGCGTTCATGCTCCGATTCAGGTCGGTATTCGGAATTTGCTCCAGACGGTCCATGAAGCCGGAAAAATCGTGCGCCGGCACTTTGATCGTAAACGACCCGGACTTCTCCGCCTCGACCGACTGCTCGGAATATCGGACGATATAGCCTCCGGACAAGTGGATCAAATTTTGCACGGCCGTATACGCCTCGGCATAGCTTTGCACTTCCATCGTCACGTTCGCGTTGTAAATCAACATTCGCGCTGCGCCCTGGACGGGCGCCGCCGCGCCGCCGACGCCGCTGCCGGCCCCGCCCGCCGATGCCGCGCCGCCTGCCTGCGGTTCGGGCGCCGCCGCTTCCGCGGGCGACTCCGACGCAGGCAGCGTCTCCACGCTGGCCTTGGTCTCCATCGCCATCGGCGCGACCGCCGCGCTGTCGGCCGCCGCCATTTCGGAGGAGCCTCCGCTCCAACCGTCCGCCTCGCTGCAGCCCGCAATGGCCGCCGCCGCCGCGAGGAACGTGAACAGCGGTTTCAAGCTTCCTTTCCACGATTTCTTCATCAAAACCCCCGCCCTCATCTCATACTCATCCGCACCACTCCCGGATATGAATATAGACGATGGCAGGCGGCCGAAAGGTTGCGCTCCCGGGGACCGCTTTCCCAAGCTGTCTAACATTTTATCGCCGCCGGGAACGGCGGCTTCGAACGCGCCAAAACTTTCTTGCACTCACCGAGTCATATCATTGATAAAGTAAGGTTAGCGGGAGCAGCTTTGCGGCTGAACGCGATTCCCAAGAAGGAGGTATTCCATGAAAGCAGCCTTGTATTTGTTGAAGCTTGTGGCCGCTACAGGTGTTGGCGTCGGCGTCACATTCGCTGCAGGCTACTTAATAAGCCTGCTTGGGTACGTATTTGTAGATGTCACGTTCTATATCGCGCTAGCGCTAACCGTTTGGGGGGCGTTCGCGATCATGAAAGGCAACGGCCTGCGAAACCGGCCGATCTTCACCGAAACCGAAACCGACCCGTCCGCGTCGGCAACCGAACTCGAACGGGAACGGCAAGACATCGAAACGCAAGGTTCTGTGAAGTACGTCCTTCAAAACCGAACGGCCCGCTTCTCTCTCGCGCGGGTCGTTCCGTTCGCGGCAGGGCTCGCCGCGATGTTCGCGATGCATCTATTCTTTTAATTTGTCCGCGTCACTCGACTTTCTTTACCCACCTCGCAAACAACGCGCGCAGGAGCGCCAGCGGATACGCCGTCCCGGGAAGGAACGCGGCGACCGCCGCCTCCGCCGGCAGCAGGCCGTCAAAGAAAAAATCCCGAACCGCGTCTTCCTTCGCGATGTCGGGATTTCGATTACCGTCGGGGCTTCTGCCGCCGCTTCCGTGCGATTACTGCTCCGCCCAGCTGTCGAGGTACGCTTTCTGATCCTCGGTGAGCGTGTCGATGCTCGTGCCGAGCGCTTCAAGCTTATAGCGCGCTACTTGCTCGTCCGTCTCGTACGGGACGTTGACGACTTTGCCGCCGATCGACTCGTAGTTTTCATTGACGTACTTGAGCGCCATCGCCTGCAGCGCGAACGTCATATCCATAATTTCCGCCGGGTGGCCGTCGCCGGCCGCCAAGTTGACGAGGCGCCCTTCGGCGAGCAAATAAATTTTACGGCCGTCCTTCAACTGGAACTCCTCGATGTTTTTGCGGACCGTACGGCGGGAAACCGACAGCGCCGCAAGCTCCGGGATGTTCACTTCGACGTCGAAGTGGCCCGCGTTGGACAATATCGCGCCGTCCTTCATGTGCTGCACGTGCTCGCCGCGGATAATGTCCTTGTTACCGGTGACGGTGACGAAGTAGTCGCCGACTTTCGCCGCTTCCGCCATCGGCATGACCGCGAAGCCGTCCATGTATGCTTCAACCGCCTTGATCGCGTCGATCTCCGTCACGACGACGTTCGCGCCGAGCCCTTTCGCCCGCATCGCCACGCCTTTGCCGCACCAGCCGTAGCCGCTGACGACGACCGTCTTGCCGGCAACGACGAGGTTCGTCGTCCGGTTGATGCCGTCGAATACCGACTGCCCCGTGCCGTAGCGGTTATCGAACAAATGCTTGCAGTACGCGTCGTTCACCGCGACCATCGGGAACTTCAGCTTGCCTTCCTTCTCGAGCGCCTTCAAACGCAGGATGCCCGTCGTCGTCTCTTCGGCGCCGCCGCGAATCGTCTCCAGCAGGTCCGGGCGCTCGCCGTGCAAAATCGTCACCAAGTCGCCGCCGTCGTCGATGATGAGGTCCGGCTTCGTTTCCAGCGCCTTAACGAGCAGCTCCTTATATTCCTTCGGCTCCGGATTGTACTTCGCGAACACCGTGATGCCGTCCTGCGCGAGCGCCGCGCACACGTCGTCCTGCGTCGACAGCGGATTGCTGCCCGTGATGACGACTTCCGCGCCTCCGGCCTGCACGACCTTCGCGAGGTAGGCGGTCTTGGCTTCGAGATGCAGCGAAATGGCTACCCGCAGCCCCTTGAACGGCTGCTCCTTCTCGAATACGGCGCGAATCCGATTCAGAACCGGCATATGCTGCTGCACCCAATCGATCTTCAGCTTCCCTTCCGGCGCCAGCGCCGGGTTCGCGATAATGCTCTTCTCGAGCGTCGTCATTTCCGATTCACGTCTCCTTCGTTATCTTCTTACCTTATTATAAATAAATGATTTCATGCGGCCGATAGCCGGCCGAGAAATCGAGCTCGGCGCGTTCGATCAGTTCGTCCGTCCAAGCGAACCCGTATCGGTTGACGT from Paenibacillus sp. includes these protein-coding regions:
- a CDS encoding UDP-N-acetylmuramoyl-L-alanyl-D-glutamate--2,6-diaminopimelate ligase, whose amino-acid sequence is MLLQELASLFLKADIRGDGRVDVSGIAVDSRRAAAGDLFLCIPGFTNDGHDFAAAAVANGAAALVAERELPLPVPQLIVPDARYASAIIARHFYGDPSKRVRTIGVTGTNGKTTTTTLIEAILSQAGHTTGLMGTIQVKIGELAEPAERTTADAVSLQRTLRRMADAGVDYCVMEVSSHALDQGRTIGVDFRTAVFTNLTQDHLDYHGTMEKYAEAKGLFFARLGNAAEPGEAARKYAVLNADDPVHAKYKAITAAETILYGIEADADVKASDIRLTSKGTKMLVSTFAGETELTVNMVGKFNVYNVLGAIAATLAEGIPLTVIKEALERLPGVEGRVEPVSAGQPFTVLVDYAHTPDGLLNVLDTVKELARGRVITVFGCGGDRDRGKRPIMGRIAAERSDYAILTSDNPRSEAPEAILRDIEAGVREAGADHTRYEVVVDRKRAIQKAVEMAEPDDVVLIAGKGHETYQIIGGATLPFDDRLVAKEAILGRTKA
- a CDS encoding stage V sporulation protein D; translated protein: MRASNVTLRRRLFLVLALGTVLFLALLARLAWVQLFMGPSLTEMAEDSWRRNVPFAAKRGEIWDRNGEKLAYNISTPTVMAVPAQIKDKEGTAKRLAPVLGMTEKKVLEAISKRVSIVRLSPGGRKISQDKAQQVRDLQLPGIFVAEDNKRYYPYDGLAAHVLGFTGIDNQGLTGVEASYDELLRGVGGSIAYLSNARGEEMPNSSEEYIPPKDGLTLQLTLDRQIQTIMERELDQAMVRYQPDRIISVAVDPNTGEVLAMASRPGYEPGDYQQYPSEVYNRNLPIWMTYEPGSTFKIVTLAAALQEGKVTFEEEFYDKGAIEVGGARLRCWKPGGHGAETFLEVVENSCNPGFVVMGQRLGATTLFDYIKKFGFGAKTGIDLGGEENGILFKPERVGPVELATTSFGQGVSVTPIQQVMAISAAINGGKLYRPHVAKAWVDPETGEVVDAIEPTLVRDNIISEETSQKVRMALESVVAKGTGRNAFIEGYRVGGKTGTAQKVVNGRYSPTEHIVSFIGFAPADDPKILIYTAVDNPKGLQFGGLIAAPIVQNIMEDSLRYMGIPPRKEQLEPEYRYGLDVMMVEVPDLVGRTTTEIYQSLNMNFTLAKYGAGNTVVMQEPKAGTKVPMGSTIQIYLSDKASPPPGN
- a CDS encoding penicillin-binding transpeptidase domain-containing protein codes for the protein MSQKIRVRSLLMGAAFTLLFVLLIGRLYWLQIVEASWLVAKAEAMWDVERTLPAERGTIYDRNGQVLASDAKGYTVVLNPKLINELGLAEEVAQGLAQTLGVDERQLYEHATSRDDKGEFRKYRQIGNEGRQLPEEKAQLVREWKAEFLKEHGIKGDNWQGVTLEEGQMRYYPKGELAAHVLGFVNKNGDPVSGIELEMDETLRGTPGSIQYQKDRIGQKLPDSRPELIPPKDGQSLVLTIDQTIQHYAEAAVKKAYEQFRPKSMTAIAVDPQTMEVLALVNYPTFNPNEYWKYDPDKDFRNMAIQSRYEPGSTFKLVTLAAAVDQGKFNPNATYRSGSIRITNRTLNDHRRGGWGEITYLEGLLRSSNVAFVKLGYEMLGENVLREYIDKFGFARKTGIDLPGEVGSTINFRYPSEIATATYGQGGVIVTPMQQIAAYAAIANGGKLMQPYVVKQVVDSETNEIVSERKPKVVGQVVSEDVAKQITNYLEQVVSDDRGTGKRARIDGYTVAGKTGTANIVVDGEYSSDTWVVSFIGYAPADNPRIVVAVIADQPDLGGDSNRAGEVTATTFKEIVSQSLRYMGVKPDSAMPAAVASLGGDPLETVPDLAGLAPDAAAEELIAHGFTAEIVGDGAKVVGQYPAAGEKLAGAQQVYVLTVPQEEAPVPNVVGESLRDVVQLCALLGLKCEATGEGYVVQQELVETEGRPTLRVMLEPLSERAAKGEATDSEEGSVTETDGSEEDAGTPADESPGDPDDEGLPADGEAPEGEGAPA
- the rsmH gene encoding 16S rRNA (cytosine(1402)-N(4))-methyltransferase RsmH, producing the protein MFRHITVLKEEAVEALNVKPDGVYVDCTLGGAGHSGMIASRLSENGRLIAFDQDDAALAHAKEALAPYGQRIVLVRSNFRNLREKLLELGYSAVDGVLFDLGVSSPQLDEAERGFSYHQDAELDMRMDRTGEVTAYDVVNEWPEEQIARILYQYGEEKFSRRIAREIVAAREKAPIRTTGELTELIKAGIPAAARRTGGHPAKRSFQAIRIAVNDELAAFEEALEQAIECAAPGGRIAVITFHSLEDRICKTTFAAKLGKCVCPPGLPMCGCGAKGVLKLVGRKPVEPSEEELERNPRARSAKLRVAEKL
- the mraZ gene encoding division/cell wall cluster transcriptional repressor MraZ translates to MFMGEFQHSVDEKGRMIIPAKFRDALGTTFVMTRGLDQCLFVYPMSEWAIMEQKLKSLSLMKSDARAFTRFFFSGAVECELDKQGRVNIPSNLREHAKIEKDCVVIGVATRVEVWSKEAWEAYSRQSEDSYNEIAEKLVDLDFDL
- a CDS encoding DUF4349 domain-containing protein; this encodes MKKSWKGSLKPLFTFLAAAAAIAGCSEADGWSGGSSEMAAADSAAVAPMAMETKASVETLPASESPAEAAAPEPQAGGAASAGGAGSGVGGAAAPVQGAARMLIYNANVTMEVQSYAEAYTAVQNLIHLSGGYIVRYSEQSVEAEKSGSFTIKVPAHDFSGFMDRLEQIPNTDLNRSMNAQDVTEEFVDLEARLKAKQLVESKYLQYMEQASRAEDLIRFTNELAVIQEDIERMKGRMRYLQQNVDYSTVELRIYEPRAGAAALNGDTGLGERMEAAIRNSLNALTTVAEGVLIVVAGAIPIVVAFVLLGGPIYWFIRRRKAKSEKNRPLIP
- a CDS encoding adenosylhomocysteinase, yielding MTTLEKSIIANPALAPEGKLKIDWVQQHMPVLNRIRAVFEKEQPFKGLRVAISLHLEAKTAYLAKVVQAGGAEVVITGSNPLSTQDDVCAALAQDGITVFAKYNPEPKEYKELLVKALETKPDLIIDDGGDLVTILHGERPDLLETIRGGAEETTTGILRLKALEKEGKLKFPMVAVNDAYCKHLFDNRYGTGQSVFDGINRTTNLVVAGKTVVVSGYGWCGKGVAMRAKGLGANVVVTEIDAIKAVEAYMDGFAVMPMAEAAKVGDYFVTVTGNKDIIRGEHVQHMKDGAILSNAGHFDVEVNIPELAALSVSRRTVRKNIEEFQLKDGRKIYLLAEGRLVNLAAGDGHPAEIMDMTFALQAMALKYVNENYESIGGKVVNVPYETDEQVARYKLEALGTSIDTLTEDQKAYLDSWAEQ